Proteins encoded together in one Temnothorax longispinosus isolate EJ_2023e chromosome 5, Tlon_JGU_v1, whole genome shotgun sequence window:
- the LOC139812651 gene encoding ATP-binding cassette sub-family G member 1-like — MLDAIMLDDNSCKIHLQESKKLLRPEKSRNSQMCIEFSDLCYSVRRNRKETEILRNVTGHFESGKLTVIIGPSGAGKTTLLKVVLDERLTDVKGIVTINGVERDRGMVRKHVRYVPQQFDLLPFLTTRETLYIAARLKLVNQDEQVIRLIVNDIAKSLSLSNCMGTLANKLSGGERKRLSIGVELIAKPSVLLLDEPTSGLDSAVSNQLINMLHGMARENCTVVCVIHQPSRQMISLFDDIMVLNQGRSMYCGPKSEILNTYSIAGFTCPSFYNTAEFVLEVITEQRGGDLENLYKICRDEYENSRSRNRPNENESTDSKQKCETGDIDMSTNSIISKKSTWQQQKILFLRSLICIKRDITLTNLKFAAHVVNGLFFGAVFYNFGDDADVQKVMSNTAYLFLSVVFLFYINSLPAILMFPTEATVFLQEYLNNWYSLRAYYSVKILTDLPLQILCASSFLFIPYYMTGQPMEYIRILQMWTVGLLTTILGQTTGILIGAAFGTKSGLFLIPAVSTPLALFAGFFLKFKDIPAYLQPLSTVSFYRYSFEGMMQAVYLNRSQLPCSEIYCFFSSPNKILSMMDMPTVPFYVILIVLSSWILCLHIITYAVLCWKIYFARK, encoded by the exons ATGTTGGACGCGATAATGTTGGACGACAACTCCTGCAAGATACATTTACAGGAGTCAAAAAAATTGCTGCGACCCGAAAAATCGCGGAACTCGCAGATGTGCATCGAATTCAGCGATCTATGTTATTCGGTTCGTCGCAACCGCAAAG AGACCGAGATCCTGCGTAATGTGACGGGGCACTTCGAATCGGGGAAACTTACAGTAATAATCGGTCCTTCTGGCGCGGGAAAGACCACCCTGCTGAAAGTCGTGTTGGACGAACGATTGACCGACGTTAAGGGTATTGTCACCATAAACGGCGTTGAACGGGACAGGGGAATGGTCCGCAAACATGTGCGCTACGTGCCGCAACAATTCGATCTGTTGCCGTTTCTCACGACAAGAGAGACTCTCTACATAGCAGCTCGGCTGAAACTCGTTAATCAGGACGAACAAGTGATTCGcttaatt gTGAACGATATCGCGAAGAGTCTCAGCTTGTCAAATTGCATGGGTACATTGGCGAACAAATTAAGCGGTGGCGAACGAAAGAGACTTTCCATCGGCGTAGAATTGATCGCCAAGCCATCCGTTCTCTTATTAGACGAGCCAACAAGCGGTCTCGACAGTGCGGTGTCTAATCAG CTCATTAACATGCTGCACGGTATGGCAAGAGAGAACTGCACTGTGGTTTGCGTGATACATCAACCCAGCAGACAGATGATTTCGCTCTTCGATGACATTATGGTACTTAACCAAGGTAGAAGTATGTACTGTGGTCCAAAGAGCGAGATTTTAAATACGTACAGCATCGCCGGGTTCACGTGTCCCAGCTTCTACAACACAGCAGAATTCG TACTTGAGGTCATAACAGAGCAAAGAGGTGGAGATTTAGAGAATTTATACAAGATCTGTCGTGATGAATACGAAAATTCGAGATCGCGCAACAGACCTAATGAAAATG aatcgACTGATTCTAAGCAGAAATGTGAAACAGGCGACATAGATATGTCCACAAATagtataatatcaaaaaagtCGACATGGCAACAgcaaaagattttatttttaagatctcTAATTTGCATCAAGCGAGATATT ACCTTGACAAACCTAAAATTTGCGGCGCACGTCGTGAACGGCCTGTTTTTTGGAGCagttttctataattttggTGACGACGCGGACGTGCAGAAAGTGATGAGTAATACCGCTTACTTATTTTTGTCTGtggtatttttattctatataaattctcTGCCTGCAATACTAATGT TTCCTACAGAAGCGACAGTATTTCTGcaggaatatttaaataactggTATTCTTTGAGGGCTTACTATAGCGTAAAAATACTAACGGATCTCCCGCTACAA ATACTTTGCGCCTcatcttttttgtttataccATATTATATGACAGGACAGCCAATGGAATATATTAGAATTCTACAGATGTGGACCGTTGGCCTGTTAACTACAATTCTTGGACAAACGACTGGGATACTTATAGGCGCAGCTTTTGGCACTAAG TCAGGTCTCTTTTTAATACCGGCAGTCAGTACACCATTAGCGCTGTTCGCCggatttttcttgaaatttaaagACATACCGGCATACTTACAGCCTTTAAGCACTGTGAGCTTTTACAG ataCTCATTCGAAGGAATGATGCAGGCGGTTTATCTTAATCGATCGCAGCTGCCGTGCTCGGAAATCTACTGTTTCTTCAGTTCGCCAAACAAGATTCTCTCGATGATGGACATGCCAACAGTACCATTTTACGTTATTCTGATAGTACTTAGCTCTTGGATACTCTGTTTACACATAATCACCTATGCAGTACtttgttggaaaatttattttgcaagaaaGTAA